Within the Melitaea cinxia chromosome 12, ilMelCinx1.1, whole genome shotgun sequence genome, the region AATATAGTCAGGAGAGGCTCAGTTTAAGGTGTACCAACAGTTACAGAAGCTCATCCATGTAAGAACTCATAAATCTGTAGAACTTACCTGTGGCGATGTGttgacgcagcggtcacagcacaggCTGTTGTACTGGCGGTCacagattcgatccccgctcacgacagacatttgtattagctATATAGATATttgcgtggtctgggtgtttgtgtattgtgtgtgtgtccGAACCcgcaacacaggagaaaatcctactggggccgttgagtgtgaagcatttattattattaatggcaCCGACATTAGGTTAAGTCATTAAGGCTTAACCATTggttacattacaaacttatatAATGTACCAAGTCTAAATTTTGTTGTACAATTTCTTCAGTAGTATATGACTGCTATGTATGCATACCCAGAAAAAGACTAATTTAACATGTCCATAATTTTCTCACCAGTAATAGAGGTTAGATGTGAATAGTCACAATATATCGCCACAAGATAGCATCTTTTACCTTAAAGTATATTCCCGTGTTCCCCTTGCTAACAAATCCCATGCTAAGGTAGCGAAGGAAATGTTTTGTTCTATATTTAAGCCGCTCGTATCTTACCAAGTTCTAATCCATCCTTGTCAGTTATACCAATCTGTCAATCTTTACCTCATAGGTCCTCGTGACATTATTTCTGAATGGCTCATAAAACATTAACTAGtacatgtataaaattaaaatttatctagTGAATGTTCTAACacaaagttgttttttttttttacagattctGTAATCATGGGAGAACGAAAAGGGCAGAACTTATACTACCCACCCGACTATGATCCTAAAGTCGGGGGTCTCAACAAGTTTATGGGTACCCATGCCTTACGAGAAAGAGCCAGAAAGTTACATATGGGTATCCTTATCATACGATTTGAAATGCCATATAACATATGGTGTGATGGATGTAAGAACCACATCGGTATGGGAGTTAGATATAATGCGGAGAAGACAAAAATCGGAATGTACTACAGTACTCCTGTCTACCAGTTTCGGATGAAATGTCATTTATGTGATaatcattttgaaattaaaactgaTCCAGCTGTAAGTATATCTAATGATTTGAACTTTTAGTAGtctctttttttaatagttattactatCGAAACCGATGGATGTCTTTTCCTGCAAATTCTCAAATGCATGAAGTTAAAATAGTCGTTACTTTTTCGTTCAATAGGAACTGTCTACAAAGTGTTAGAAAAGTTTTGAAAAAAGATCGGCTAAAATCATTCAATTTGTTTCGTCATattcgagtttttttttaaataactaggtcggcaaacaagcgttcacctgatggtaagcggttaccgtagcttatagacgtctgcaacaccagaagcatcgcaagcccccaattcccccaggagctctggtcaccttactcactaaaaggaacacaacactgcttgaaaacagtattatttagctgtgatcttctatgaGGTCGAGATACCATCCCAGTCCGGCTGCTAtatatttgagcaggaaatttcttgctgtgccctacttcagttaaaagtTAGTTTAGCATGGAATAATACACttagcgatttatttttatttaatggatAGTAGATACATTTTCCTTACAATTAAACatgaattttctttaaaattttttttcagaatCTAGACTATGTCATCGTGTCCGGAGCTAGACGTCAGGAAAACAGATGGGATCCGACAGAGAACGGGCAGATTGTTCCAGATACGAAAGAAACACAAAAACGTCTGTTCGATGATGCTATGTTCAAGTTGGAACATAAAACAGGAGATGAAGACACGAGTAAACTTGCTAAACCACGGCTCGGCCTGCTCGTTGGTCGGAATGAAATGGTCTGGAAAGATGATTACGAAGCCAATTGTGCCCTCCGTAGGAAGTTCCGGGTAAGAATTATATTAAGACATTACTTATTCTATTAagaataatgtataaaatttatattatcattcATACATCGTTCAGATCATTGATATAATTCGTCTGTCTCTatgtataatatcgaaattgaataAAGGCACTTTACAGGGGGGCTTTGAAGTTaattttgtgtataaaattGTCATTTATAATGGTATCTGCAAATAATTTCATATGCTAAACTTTTATTGAcaattaaccttttgaccgccacgcctcaaaaccattcccgtgccctgtacgccaaggcataaaataaacaaaaatacctacgaaaaaaatagtgctgccaagagtcgttatcgagtaccacacagtgacttgtttttttttttttttttttttttttttttatgtcactaggtcggcaaacaagcgtacggctcacctgatggtaaacgattaccgtagcttatagacgcctgcaacaccaggagcatcgcaagcgcgttaccgacccaatccccaatccccccaggagctctggtcaccttactcaccaacaggaacacaatactgcttgaaaacagtattattttgctgtgatcttctgtaaggtcgaggtactatacccagtcgggctgctccatattttgagcaggaaattcctgctgtgccctacctcagttaaaagttttgttggtttttatgcaataaatgactacttatataatctaggaaggtttattttttaatatttttcttgtgtgatcttgcactcgttatataaacttacaacaacataaataaaaaacaaacattacaaaaataatcgtagtaaagcacaacactcttttctatcgccatgacgtcattgtcacgactggacgactacggcgcagctgacctacggttatgaaactctctttagagacgtgctgtgtcgcacgaaaggaagccgcaggctatatatcgatttcgaatcgaatcgatatatacatgaaaagtaatttagaaaaaaattaaccgaattcaaatttgtaattttttaaccggcttcaaaaaaggaggaggttactcaattcgaacgattcgatatatattttatattttttttatttatgttcggggataactttgtcgtttatgaaacgattttgataattctttttttgttggaaaggagataaccccgGTATAGTACCAtactaaggaaaccaggattttataatgagatctcgaaaatctgcataacttttactgggtgcaccgattttgatgatttttaatttaatcgaaagccgatgtttatcatgtagtcacatttaaatttcatccaaacccgattacaactttttgattgatctttgataatgcgtatttacttgactattttttcgtctacctacgttgtattacttgtcgatataattgaagttttttcgtttgccggcaaacacaattattatcttattagataatagtttattatttaaggttcattagaacagtattccactgtgcttcgttccatagtgccccataaggccaacgttttaaacgagttttataaaaacttaggttattttttgaactttccacacaattgtctcaaatgattaaaattaatgaaaaacaatatcatttacctattctttaagcttttttactaaaaagaaagtactttgaaaagaaattattaaaatcatcgacgccttccaaaatgcgacgatgttctaaggtatcgctcgtcttgcacttcactagttttctcgctattcgcttatgacgtcatcagcgtgtcgtctatacttgacaacggcgtgtagagaacggattaatgactacgcgctagagatgcgccagatttgagatatcagatttattatggcgatttgattgattttagttgatttgattttttattcatttgctatttatgtgttaactgatgatagttttatgttttttaccttttgttttattcaaatattaaattatttatagaaaatataacacgtttgagttgaattttgaataactaattgcaaaaatgacttgtaattatgatttttttaaagtgcaataaagaatatataaatcatctataccattttaactagcccgttggcgcagtttgtactgACTACAGGTCAgcggtgctttctgctccggaggttatgggtttgattcccaccccgagtctgggtataatatatatttatttatatttatatgtatgcttattaaaaaaaatagctataccagtcagctgttacctataacacaagcattaagttgcttactttaggaacagatgaccgtgtgtgtatgttgtaaatatttatttatttattatttatttatacctcttgcgtcacgtccctagcggtcaactatagacgacttcggcgttctggacatatcatttacgtagaataaaaatgcatgtttttatttcaatgtttctcaatacgtgtagctctaaaagacttgttttttatactcaaatgttgcggggatattctattttcataaatgttgaattaaaatactagaaatatttttttaataagtttatttaatatttttgtggtccgggttttttgtcacatatagacgtcgctggcgcacaggactcgcgagcccttgtcaagtataggtgactacggcggtcaaaaggttaaatgTATAACTatgtcattttattaaaaattctccGTAGTTTTTGAGCAATGTTAGTTTCAATACTTTACTATGTTCATCAATTAGTGTGAACAATCGAAACAGACAGTTTcgattatttacttaatttaaaaaataataacttttaggcgtcatttaaaatataataaaaatatatcagctTATGCAAATTTGATTCACTAATTCGGAAAAATTATCACATCATTTTTAAAGTCACCACCGAACAACCT harbors:
- the LOC123658726 gene encoding coiled-coil domain-containing protein 130 homolog translates to MGERKGQNLYYPPDYDPKVGGLNKFMGTHALRERARKLHMGILIIRFEMPYNIWCDGCKNHIGMGVRYNAEKTKIGMYYSTPVYQFRMKCHLCDNHFEIKTDPANLDYVIVSGARRQENRWDPTENGQIVPDTKETQKRLFDDAMFKLEHKTGDEDTSKLAKPRLGLLVGRNEMVWKDDYEANCALRRKFRKRRKELEESAVNDGLILAKSSLNINLLPETEEDKNMAALLALRPSRTIEEKQSAVRSKIINSPALPSSKGLLTSFGGLKKEESLSKAAPLTRNSLGITIKRSKRNENSDCSDTKSIENEDLVSKDKLDNSTESETTKNENKVSLVCDYSSSGEDGD